From one Bacteroidota bacterium genomic stretch:
- a CDS encoding nuclear transport factor 2 family protein produces the protein MKETAITKIIKQFIKHANAFDVAAALTLFAPDAIIDDVSVGEKFKHTKGVRKYLDTFFVGYKTVTKLESVEVIDNKNAKAQVDFTGNFGHETGGLNFTINNDGLIILISAHLN, from the coding sequence ATGAAAGAAACAGCTATCACTAAAATTATAAAGCAATTCATAAAACATGCAAATGCTTTTGATGTAGCAGCAGCACTTACTTTATTTGCTCCTGATGCTATAATTGATGATGTATCCGTAGGCGAAAAGTTTAAGCATACAAAAGGTGTCCGTAAATACCTGGACACCTTTTTTGTTGGTTACAAAACAGTAACCAAGCTGGAATCTGTGGAGGTAATTGATAACAAAAATGCCAAAGCACAAGTTGATTTTACAGGTAACTTCGGACACGAAACGGGTGGTTTAAACTTTACAATAAATAATGATGGATTGATAATTTTAATCAGTGCTCACCTTAATTGA
- a CDS encoding VOC family protein, which yields MEEQKNTNSSSNTEPKVTGVGGIFFFTENPKETSAWYKAHLGLDTNDYGATFEFRNLNKPDEVNQLQWSPFKAGSDYFAPSKKEFMINYHVQNIEGLVKNLKEKGVTVLDEIATYDYGKFVHIMDPEGNKIELWEPDVETK from the coding sequence ATGGAAGAACAAAAAAACACAAACTCGTCTTCAAACACAGAACCCAAAGTAACCGGAGTTGGAGGCATTTTCTTTTTTACCGAAAACCCGAAGGAAACAAGTGCCTGGTATAAGGCTCATTTAGGACTTGACACCAACGACTATGGTGCCACTTTCGAATTCAGGAATTTAAATAAGCCCGATGAAGTGAACCAATTGCAATGGAGTCCGTTTAAAGCAGGCAGTGATTATTTTGCCCCTTCAAAAAAGGAATTTATGATTAACTACCATGTACAAAATATTGAAGGTTTGGTAAAAAACCTGAAAGAAAAAGGCGTAACCGTATTGGACGAAATAGCCACTTACGATTACGGAAAGTTTGTACACATCATGGATCCGGAAGGCAACAAAATAGAGTTGTGGGAACCTGATGTGGAGACTAAGTAA
- a CDS encoding DUF4199 domain-containing protein has protein sequence MKKNSLVFGAISGVIVSTFMAISMAMMSCGSGDMDGGSTSMVIGFTSMAVAFSFIFVGIKNFRDKQNGGTITFGKGFLLGLFISLIASTMYVITWGVEFHFFMPDFIDKYSAMQVKQLHESGVTGTKLDEAVKEIETANYDYKHNIFFFAMYTYAEILPIGILITLISALILKRKTPVVAA, from the coding sequence ATGAAAAAAAACAGTTTAGTATTCGGAGCCATTTCTGGCGTAATCGTTAGCACATTTATGGCTATTTCTATGGCAATGATGTCGTGCGGCAGTGGCGATATGGATGGTGGAAGCACCAGTATGGTTATTGGTTTTACTTCCATGGCCGTGGCATTCTCCTTTATTTTTGTAGGCATTAAAAATTTCCGCGACAAGCAAAATGGCGGCACCATTACTTTTGGTAAAGGATTTTTACTGGGCCTTTTTATCAGCTTAATTGCCTCTACCATGTACGTAATTACTTGGGGAGTAGAATTCCATTTCTTTATGCCCGATTTTATAGATAAGTACTCAGCCATGCAGGTAAAACAATTGCATGAAAGCGGTGTAACAGGTACAAAGCTTGATGAGGCTGTTAAAGAAATAGAAACCGCCAATTACGATTACAAGCACAATATCTTTTTCTTTGCCATGTACACTTATGCTGAAATATTGCCCATAGGTATTTTAATCACCCTGATCAGTGCTTTGATTTTAAAAAGAAAAACACCGGTAGTAGCGGCATAA
- a CDS encoding LuxR C-terminal-related transcriptional regulator, protein MKLGAPLITKYKEFFLYGISMAMVLFLLQWLEAHFIVFNYRLDFFIGAIAIVFTVLGIWLALKLVKPKVETRIIEKEVYRDNPNPTEINQTEIANLGISKRELDVLQLMATGLSNEEIAGKLFISLNTVKTHSSNIFLKLDVKRRTQAVEKAKRLNIID, encoded by the coding sequence ATGAAATTAGGAGCCCCACTAATTACAAAATATAAAGAATTCTTTCTCTATGGCATTTCCATGGCTATGGTGTTATTTTTACTCCAATGGCTCGAAGCTCATTTTATTGTTTTTAATTACCGCCTCGATTTTTTTATTGGTGCCATTGCCATTGTGTTTACCGTTTTGGGTATATGGTTAGCGCTTAAACTGGTCAAACCAAAAGTAGAAACCCGTATTATAGAAAAGGAAGTTTATAGAGATAATCCGAACCCAACCGAAATTAACCAAACGGAAATAGCTAATCTGGGTATCAGCAAACGCGAGCTGGATGTATTGCAATTAATGGCAACCGGATTAAGCAATGAGGAAATTGCAGGCAAATTATTTATCAGTTTGAATACGGTTAAAACACATTCGTCCAATATATTTTTAAAGCTCGATGTAAAAAGACGAACACAAGCAGTAGAAAAAGCAAAACGACTGAATATCATAGATTAA
- a CDS encoding GNAT family N-acetyltransferase, with protein sequence MNNLSFEVLKANDCHIQFAPQISHEMEMSARQRGTGISKRTPAQIIQKILDGKAIIALTHTGEWAGFCYIESWQNDEYVSNSGLIVANPFREKGLARTIKREIFKLSKVKFPNAKIFGLTTSSAVMKINSEMGYEPVVYAEITTDENFWTGCKSCVNYEILQSKGKKNCLCTAMLFDPLLKTKEVVHAYAMVETA encoded by the coding sequence ATGAACAACTTGTCATTTGAGGTATTAAAAGCAAACGACTGTCATATACAATTTGCGCCACAAATAAGTCATGAAATGGAAATGTCGGCCAGGCAACGTGGCACAGGTATTTCAAAACGTACACCTGCGCAAATCATTCAAAAAATTTTAGATGGCAAAGCTATCATTGCTTTAACCCATACCGGAGAGTGGGCAGGGTTTTGTTATATTGAATCGTGGCAAAATGACGAGTATGTTTCCAACTCCGGATTAATAGTAGCCAATCCATTTCGCGAAAAGGGATTGGCACGAACCATTAAACGGGAAATTTTTAAGTTATCGAAAGTAAAGTTTCCAAACGCTAAGATATTTGGTTTAACAACCAGTTCGGCCGTTATGAAAATAAATTCAGAAATGGGTTATGAGCCTGTTGTGTATGCTGAAATAACCACCGATGAAAATTTTTGGACTGGTTGTAAAAGCTGTGTGAATTATGAAATACTACAAAGCAAAGGCAAAAAGAATTGCCTTTGTACAGCCATGCTTTTTGATCCTTTATTGAAAACAAAGGAAGTTGTTCACGCTTACGCAATGGTTGAAACAGCATGA
- a CDS encoding argininosuccinate synthase domain-containing protein — translation MKKEKVVLAFSGGLDTSYCAVYLSKIKKLEVHAVTVNTGGFNTDELKEIENRALALGAVSFTCIDETDHFYTNCIKYLIFGNVLKNKTYPLSVSAERINQATAIAKYAKEMGAAYVAHGSTGAGNDQVRFDMIFNILIPGIEIITPIRDMKLSRGEEIQFLKTHGVEMNFEKAKYSVNKGLWGTSVGGIETLTSANYLPEEAFPTPLTQETPTTVTLTFNEGEPVGVNEQLFNNPVHAIQCLQALAAPYAIGRDIHVGDTIIGIKGRVGFEAAAPLIILKAHYTLEKHVLTKWQLFLKDQLADWYGNWLHEGQFLDPVMRNIESFFEGTQKKVNGKVFITLAPYRFVVNGIESPNDLMQAKFGSYGEMNNVWSGDDVKGFSKMFGNATAIFHEVNNNA, via the coding sequence ATGAAAAAGGAAAAAGTAGTATTGGCATTCAGTGGCGGATTAGATACATCGTACTGTGCTGTTTATTTATCGAAAATTAAAAAACTGGAAGTACATGCCGTAACGGTTAATACAGGCGGTTTTAATACAGATGAGCTGAAGGAAATTGAAAACAGGGCTTTGGCACTTGGTGCAGTATCTTTTACCTGTATTGATGAAACCGATCATTTTTATACAAACTGTATTAAGTACCTCATATTTGGAAACGTACTTAAAAATAAAACGTATCCTTTGTCGGTAAGTGCCGAACGCATTAACCAAGCCACCGCTATTGCAAAGTATGCCAAAGAAATGGGTGCTGCGTATGTGGCACATGGAAGCACAGGTGCAGGCAATGACCAGGTAAGGTTTGATATGATTTTCAATATTCTTATTCCGGGTATTGAAATTATTACACCTATTCGTGATATGAAGTTATCGCGCGGGGAGGAAATACAGTTTTTGAAAACGCATGGCGTTGAAATGAATTTTGAGAAAGCAAAATACTCCGTTAATAAAGGTTTGTGGGGTACTTCGGTTGGCGGCATTGAAACATTAACATCGGCAAACTATTTACCTGAAGAAGCTTTTCCAACTCCTTTAACACAAGAAACGCCAACTACAGTAACACTAACTTTTAACGAGGGTGAACCGGTGGGTGTAAACGAACAACTTTTTAATAACCCCGTTCATGCTATACAATGCTTGCAAGCATTGGCAGCTCCTTATGCTATAGGCAGAGATATTCATGTGGGCGATACCATTATTGGCATTAAAGGCAGGGTTGGTTTTGAAGCGGCTGCGCCTTTAATTATTTTAAAAGCGCATTATACTTTAGAGAAACATGTGCTTACCAAATGGCAATTGTTTTTAAAAGATCAATTGGCTGATTGGTACGGAAACTGGTTACACGAAGGACAGTTTTTAGACCCGGTGATGCGCAATATTGAATCGTTTTTTGAGGGTACGCAAAAAAAGGTAAATGGAAAAGTTTTTATAACACTGGCACCTTATCGTTTTGTGGTGAATGGCATTGAATCGCCTAATGATTTAATGCAGGCCAAATTTGGCAGCTATGGCGAAATGAATAATGTATGGAGTGGCGATGATGTAAAAGGTTTTTCAAAAATGTTTGGCAACGCCACGGCTATTTTTCATGAGGTGAATAACAACGCATGA
- the argC gene encoding N-acetyl-gamma-glutamyl-phosphate reductase, with product MKKIKVGIVGGAGYTGGELIRLLLNHTDVEIVFVHSKSNSPKFIYETHTDLIGDTDLKFSDTISQNIDMLFLCVAHGEAKKWLDENKLNDTIKIIDLSADFRVKDIALKTVSLFVYGLPELNRDAIKAAQFVANPGCFATCIQLALLPLAKGKLLKNEIHISATTGSTGAGQALSTTSHFSWRNNNLSFYKPFEHQHLNEINQSILQLQNEFASTIHFIPQRGSFTRGIFASCYLDCDISMEEAIALYEDFYADHPFVVISKQNIDLKQVVNTNKCLLYLEKHGNKLLIASVIDNLLKGASGQAVQNMNLLFGLAETTGLKLKATAF from the coding sequence ATGAAAAAAATAAAGGTTGGCATTGTTGGCGGAGCCGGCTATACAGGGGGTGAGTTGATTCGGTTATTGCTTAATCATACTGATGTAGAAATTGTTTTTGTGCATAGTAAAAGCAATAGCCCAAAATTTATATATGAAACACATACTGATTTAATTGGTGATACTGATTTAAAATTTTCTGATACTATATCGCAAAATATAGATATGCTTTTTTTATGTGTGGCTCATGGCGAAGCAAAAAAATGGCTTGATGAAAATAAATTAAATGATACCATTAAAATAATTGATTTGAGTGCTGATTTTAGAGTGAAAGATATTGCGTTGAAAACCGTTAGTTTGTTTGTATATGGTTTACCTGAATTGAATCGCGATGCAATAAAAGCGGCTCAATTCGTTGCCAATCCGGGGTGCTTTGCCACTTGTATTCAACTGGCATTGCTTCCCTTGGCAAAGGGTAAATTACTGAAAAATGAAATACATATTTCAGCAACAACAGGTTCAACCGGTGCAGGCCAGGCATTAAGCACCACATCGCATTTTAGTTGGCGAAACAATAATCTTTCTTTTTATAAGCCATTTGAACACCAGCATTTGAATGAAATAAATCAAAGCATTTTACAACTGCAAAATGAGTTTGCAAGTACCATTCATTTTATTCCTCAGCGTGGCTCTTTTACCAGAGGAATTTTTGCAAGTTGTTACCTGGATTGTGATATAAGCATGGAGGAGGCTATTGCTTTATATGAAGATTTTTATGCTGATCATCCTTTTGTGGTTATCAGTAAACAAAACATAGATTTAAAACAAGTAGTAAACACCAATAAGTGTTTGTTGTATTTGGAAAAGCATGGCAACAAATTATTGATAGCAAGTGTTATTGATAACCTATTGAAAGGGGCTTCGGGACAAGCCGTACAAAACATGAACCTGTTGTTTGGATTAGCTGAAACAACGGGTTTAAAATTAAAAGCCACCGCATTTTAA